TGCCTTTATAGTTGATTTTCCTTCTTTCCCAGATTCTACAAAATGTCGTCTGCACAAGTTGATCGTCCCACCAAAGTGGGTCATATCAATAAGAAGGAAAATGAGAAATCAAGGAAAACATTCAATTCTTCTCATAAGAAGCACAAGCATGAAGATAGTCGTCATTTTAAGTTTGGACGCAAACGATTACAGAGTTTCTCCAGCAACGGTAAATTTTTTCCACCGTACAAACGCAGAAAGAAGGAAGGTGCCATTATTCCACCAACAAAGTTTCTACTTGGTGGGAATATATGTGATCCATTGAATTTAAACAGTATgcaagacgaagaaataaatagagccaTGAATGCTGTTACACCTAAGTCTAGCCCCCTTCCAACACCTAAGCACAAAAAAGAAGTTATCGAAGTAATTATACCTCCAAATATCTGTGATCCTTTAAATCTATGCAACTGTAATGACAATGACGAATATGAGAAGCAACTTATTTCCCCCACAAAAAAGGGTTCAAAACGTAGAAATAGGAAGAAAAAACGAGCATCTTCAAGTTCTGGGAAAGATGATGCAAGCGATCCAGCCGAAACCAAAACTAAAGATTGTGTTGCAACTGATATTACTGAACCCATGGAGCAAAGTACAGCAGAAAATGTTGAGACCGAACAACAGCAGGTATTGTTACATTCGCCACCAGTCATTCAGCCTAAGGAACCCAAACCTGAGAGTCCACAaaaggataaaaataaattgcgtTTGAAAGGTTTAGAAGAACCGAAGGATAAAAGGTTATGGAAAGTCGATGTCAAAGATAAAATTGTAAGCCCTGTCATTCCTCAACCTGGAGCATGGAAACCTAGACCGCAACATCGGCCTAGtcaagataaaaaaaagaaacaaacaatgccAAATTTCAGAGAGAAAGATGCACGTTATCAATATGGCAACTACAACAGGTACTATGGGTATCGTAATTTTCAGCAAGAACTGGATACAAGACTGACAGTATTTGCACAACGCAAAGAATTATTTATTGGAAAAGATGTTCTTGACATTGGGTGCAATATTGGCCATATTACTCTGTCCGTTGCAAGAGATTTCTCTGCTTGCAGTGTAACTGGTATCGACATTGATCGAACACTCATCAACATTGCTCGGAAAAATATTAAACGCTATGTCAATTATGTACAGTCTCCTGCTGGTAACAGAGACAGTGATCAGCAAGACGTAAATTTCTTTCCAATATCTATGCCAATCAATTATGGACCAGTTGATGTTCCAGGTTTCACAAAGAATAAGAATCATAAAGGTTTTCCTCATAATGTCACTTTTGTGCAGGTACGGTATCAAATTAGAAATAACGTACAATCTATAGAGCATTCAAAGTTTAGAAaatctaaatatttttatttgcagGGTAATTACGTGCTGGAGGACGATGCTCTTTTGTGTACAGAACAACCACAGTTTGACACGATTTTGTGTTTGTCGATCACCAAGTGGATACACTTAAATTTCGGCGACGCGGGTCTCAAGCAGGCTTTCAAACGCATATATGCGCAGTTACGTCCAGGTGGAGTCTTGGTGTTGGAACCTCAAGGTTGGAGCAGTTACAATAAGAAAAAGAGTCTTACAGTATGTATCGTAAAATTCTTAAAGTATATTTATCGCTACGTTTAGAAAACATATTAATCCGTTCCCGCATTTCAGGaacgaatatataaaaattaccaGAGTATTGAGTTTCGACCACACAACTTTACGCAATACTTACTGTCTCCCGAAGTTGGTTTCTCCAAGTGCGAGGTTCTCTCGATTCCTCCGCATCCGTCGAAAGGCTTTCAGCGACCAATTCACTTGTTCACGAAACCTGGATCATCGCAGGAAAGTACGGACAATTCCGAAGCGAGTACATCGAATCGACAAGAGCGAACGGACGAAGTGAGAAGAAAAATGGAGCGCAGGGAGTACGAGCAGAAACTGTTCCAGAAAGATGACGTTAAGGAGGGAAACATGTCGGAGATCAGCCACCAGAGCAGCGAGTGCATGAGCCAATACGAACAGCTGGAAAACGTTTACGCGCCTAGCGCGACACCGTGTTACGACACGCCTGGGTACAACAACGACAGTCAACCACCGGACGCGTCAAAAATGTGTTACTTGGACGTCAGCATCGAAAGCGAGAAAATGGAGTCGGAGAACCAGGACGCGTCGAACAAACAGATCAATCAACGAAGCAACGAATCGACGATAGAGAATCCTGCGTCCCGGAAACGAAGCATGGAGACAGCATCGGACGATGTTTGCAACGTAGATGCGAAAAAGGTCAAAAGACAAGAGGAGAGTTCTGCGTCCAGAACTGTCAGCGAGGGAGAAGGAAGAAGAACGTTGGAAACCAAGGAGAAGGAAACATCCAGCGAACCGGTTTCCGTAAACGAAAGCGAAAGCAGGTTGGAGGAGGAGCAACAATTGGATAGCAACGAATCAAAGATTCGATCGGTGGTCGACGGTTTAAGTAACACCAATGAGAAAGTTTCGAGTTGTGTAAATTCCGTGAAGGAGGTACCAAATTCAAGGACCGAGGAACAGAGGGAGCAGAAGAACGGATCGAGGAgtccgtgcaacgaagaacaaaCAGAGACGCAGCGCTGCGAATTAACCTCGGATAACACGTAAACAATTTTCTCGACGCTCTCTGCGTAGAAAACAAGCGGTGCTGCCAAACAGACCCGTGCTGTTTGGATAATCCAGTTATTTGGCCAATCcccttttttgttctttttttttctatctaccCTTCTATTCGCTGATTT
This window of the Ptiloglossa arizonensis isolate GNS036 chromosome 5, iyPtiAriz1_principal, whole genome shotgun sequence genome carries:
- the LOC143146927 gene encoding 7SK snRNA methylphosphate capping enzyme → MSSAQVDRPTKVGHINKKENEKSRKTFNSSHKKHKHEDSRHFKFGRKRLQSFSSNGKFFPPYKRRKKEGAIIPPTKFLLGGNICDPLNLNSMQDEEINRAMNAVTPKSSPLPTPKHKKEVIEVIIPPNICDPLNLCNCNDNDEYEKQLISPTKKGSKRRNRKKKRASSSSGKDDASDPAETKTKDCVATDITEPMEQSTAENVETEQQQVLLHSPPVIQPKEPKPESPQKDKNKLRLKGLEEPKDKRLWKVDVKDKIVSPVIPQPGAWKPRPQHRPSQDKKKKQTMPNFREKDARYQYGNYNRYYGYRNFQQELDTRLTVFAQRKELFIGKDVLDIGCNIGHITLSVARDFSACSVTGIDIDRTLINIARKNIKRYVNYVQSPAGNRDSDQQDVNFFPISMPINYGPVDVPGFTKNKNHKGFPHNVTFVQGNYVLEDDALLCTEQPQFDTILCLSITKWIHLNFGDAGLKQAFKRIYAQLRPGGVLVLEPQGWSSYNKKKSLTERIYKNYQSIEFRPHNFTQYLLSPEVGFSKCEVLSIPPHPSKGFQRPIHLFTKPGSSQESTDNSEASTSNRQERTDEVRRKMERREYEQKLFQKDDVKEGNMSEISHQSSECMSQYEQLENVYAPSATPCYDTPGYNNDSQPPDASKMCYLDVSIESEKMESENQDASNKQINQRSNESTIENPASRKRSMETASDDVCNVDAKKVKRQEESSASRTVSEGEGRRTLETKEKETSSEPVSVNESESRLEEEQQLDSNESKIRSVVDGLSNTNEKVSSCVNSVKEVPNSRTEEQREQKNGSRSPCNEEQTETQRCELTSDNT